TCAACCCTGCTTCTCACCGTTATCCCTCTTGTTTTGATACCGTTTATGGAACCCGCTTTTAAGTCTATGCTTCTGGCGGATGGTTATACAAACGTCACTGGAGCAGAACAAGCTATGCCTGGTATGGCGGTACTTTTCTCGTTCCTCTCGGTGCAAACCATTATTCAGTCTTTCTTCCGCGAATACACCTGGGGTATGTGGCCGCGCCTCGAAGTGTCCGCGACCTCTCATGGTGTCATACTGGCAGGAAAAGCCCTTGTAGCTTTTCTTATTCAGTCGGTACAGGTATTGGCAGTTCTGGCGCTGGGAGCTCTTATTTTTGGCTATCGACCCACTGGAGATACTGGCGCGCTCATTCTCGTGATTCTCTCATTTGCTGCAGTGCTTGCCGCCTTAGGTGTCACGATTGCCCTGTGGGCACCAACAGAAGATATAGCTCTGTCTCTTTCCAACATTGTGGGCATGCTTGCAGCAGGAATCGGCGGTTCGTTTTGCACCGTATCGAGCTTTCCCGAATGGGCTCAGGCAGTATCAAAATTCTCGCCAGCTTATTGGGCTCTTGACGCAGTTCATGCGGTCAGTTTGGATGGCGCTGGCGTGTCTGGTGTACTGCCTCAAATCGGTATGCTTGGCGTGTTCCTTACAATACTCGTTGCCCTTGTGGTGATACAATTCGCAATCAAGAAAGGTCTGCAGTCGCGTTAAACGAAAAGGGAAGACTATGCCTGACGAGATGCCGAGCGAATCGCCTAAAAGCAAAAGCCGCACGCTCTCGAAGGATAAGATCTTCTCGATGGCACTTGCTCTTGTAGACGAAGAGGGTCTGTCTTCCCTTTCCCTTCGAACTCTGGGAAAACGATTAGGTGTTTCTCAAACTGCCTTTTATCGGCACGTGCCTGATAAATCAGCACTGCTCGAAGGGGTTTCTGAAAAGGTCTGGGAACTCGCCCTCGAGCACTTTCTTTCAGATATTTCGCAGGAAACGCAGGTATCAAGCCGCGCTTCACAATATACACCAGCATCAGGCCACGTTTCACAAGACACACCGGCGTTGATTCACTCTTCGCAGGATGCATCGGCATCGAATCACACTTCACAAGACACATCAGCAGCGCATCAAGCCGACTGGAAAAGCTACCTTCGCATCTATGCGCGAACGCTTCATGCCACACTTCTTGAGCATCCCAACGCTATCATACTGGTGCTCACGCACCCCATTTCAACCCCCGGCCAGCTCTCTCTTATTGCTCGCGTTTTAGCAGATCTTTCAAAGACTGGCTTCACCGCACCCTTAGACATGCTCGGGATTATAACTGCTATCACAGTATACACAACAGGTTTCGCTGCTTCAGAAGCCGCGCCGCCTGCGGGTGATACCCCTGATGAAGCCACTGGTGAACTATCTCGCGCAATGGAGTCCCTCCCAGCGGATGAACTGGCCTCACTCAGCATGCTCATTGGCGATGTGATGGATGGCAAATGGGACTTCAGTGCCCAATTTGAACGCGGACTCAATGCTATTCTCAAAGGCTGGGAATAACAAAAGCTTACAGGCAATTTGATACTATTTGATAACTCATACTTTTGTGAAAGGGGCATTTCATGAGGGATCATTCAAAGCACATTCAGCTGTCGCGCGAAGACGCAGTCGCACAGATGCTCGCAGCTCTTGATGAAGTGTCCGAAGGCTTCGGCTGGCGCGGTGCGTTGGCGCAGACAGCAAGCGCTTCAGATAACCAAGTAACCAGACACACGCGCAATGTTCAGCGAAAGCTTGTCGAGCGCGTTTCGCTTGCAGAATCTGTTGACCGCGTGCTGGCATATGACGTTGTTGCGCAGAATGATATACCCAGCGCACTCACGTGTGCGATGGATTCTGTTGCCCTGCATTGGTCTGACTTTGCAGATTTGCCCGAAGGTCAGCTGCCTGATACCAGCAAGTGGGTGCGTGGCGTAAACTGGCAATTCGCAAATACGGGCGTAGCCATGCCTGAAGGGTTCGACACAGCCATCGTTATCGAACATGTGCAGGTTTCCACCGACGAGCAACATATTACTATTGACGCTGCCCCCTCAAAGCCAGGTGCTGGCACTCGTCCGGTTGGTAGTACCATGCACCGCGGCGACGTACTCGCTCAGGCGGGCTCTCTGATAACGCCAGATTTAGCAGCTCGCATTGGCACGGGCAACAATGCTAGCGTGGACGTGATTCGTCGCCCCCGTGTTGCCTTTATTCCCACTGGCAACGAATTGATAGCGCCTGGTGTTCCCTTTGACCCTCAGCACCCTGACAAATTTGCTGCCCACGGTCGTACATTCGAAACAAATAGCGTGATTGTTCGTGCAAAGTGCGAACAATGGGGTGGACAATTTATCCCCTTCGATATTGTGCTCGATCGTCGCGACGCCATTGAAGACGCCATTGCACATGCCGTAGAAGTTGCCGATATCGTCGTACTGAACGCAGGATCATCAAAAGGTAGCGATGACTGGTCGTGCGAGGTCATGGAGGAAATGGGACACATGATCTATCACCAGACAAATCACGGACCAGGGCATCATTCCAGCGCGGCGGTTATCGACGGTACGCCCATCATCGGCATTTCCGGACCGTCGGGCGGTGCATCGTTTACGTTGAACTTCTACCTGCGTCCACTTATGCGCGCCTTTATGGGATTAAGCCCTGAAGCTGAGCGCATACCAGTTGTACTTGCCGAAGAATTCCCTGCAGCCCGATCGGATCGACCAAAGAAGCATGGCAATTCCGTACGGGGTGAAGAACGACCGATGGAACACCCAGAACATGAACCCGGCAAGCCCGAATTCTTTGCTGTGAAAATGCTGCGAATTGATCATGCTGAAGATGGTACCTTGCGCGCTTGGCCAATCGCAGGTCGTCCGGGCAGCGCGGCAACCCTTGCAGCAAACGCATACTATATGCTACCAACCGGTACAGGAATTGAAGCTCCAAAACCTGGTGACATTATTTGGGTCGAGTGGCGTTAGCAACTTTAGAAAACGGAACTACTTCAAGATTTCCATCCACAAGCTCAGCCAGAAATACTTGCTTCACTGAAGCATATCCCTGCGCTGCAAGCTGTTCTATCACCCATGTCTTGTCTTTACCTGCGAGCTTCAATCCGTCAGGTGTCAAGTGTCCATCATTTGCGAGCGGCAAGAGTAGCCCCTCACGCTGCATATCACCTGAACGAATCGTCAGCTTGCCATCAGTTTCCATGACGGCTGCTTTTACATCTTTTATACTGGAAATACCATTTTCTCGCAGGCTCCTACAAAGCTGCTCTGCCGTCAGGCCGACCTTCGCACAACGCGAGATATCTACTTCTCCATCACGAACGAGAAGTTCAGGCTGGCAGGCAACAACACGCCTGAATGTTTTACTACTCCCGAAAAGAATTTTTGCTACTACAACAACAAGCGACCAGATAAGAAGGATTATCAAAAATTGGAGTACCGTGACCGATGGATTATAGATAACTCCACCTATAATGCCGCCCAAAACATAGTTTTGAACTTGGTTAAGGGGTGTATTGAGAGAGAAATCATGTTTTCCAAGGATGTTGATCTGAAGAATCATCACAAGCATCCCAAGTGCAAATTTGATAGCTGTCAGTGTATAAAAATCCATGTCAGCGCTCCCCGTTCACGTAAACATTGTGATTGATGATATGCGTCCGTTCGAGCGTATAAGAGTTATTGTCGTCTTTAAGATGAACGAGATAGTCTTCTTCGTTAAAGCGTACGATAATGCCGTCTTTTAAGTTTGTAGCATTTACTAGCACTTCATCCGCTGAAATCTGTTGATCTGTAGCAACGCCCTCGATAAATTTCACCAGTAATTGAGACCGGGACATCTGATTGCTTACCTGAAGGTACTGCTCGGCTTGAATGCCCACTAACGCTAACGAAAGAACAAGGGCGCCTATCCCAACATCTCTCCAACGGGTTCGTATTCTATTCCGAAAATAAATCGTACTAAAGACGATACCCACTAAAAGAAGCGCCAGTATTATAGCTACGCGTAAAGCTGAATCGGTAGACTGATGCGAAATGATGTAATCAAGATTATAGAAGTCCATATGTCATTCAACCTTGGGGTGTAGTTCTGCCTTTGTAGTCCAAATGGCAACCTGATAGCTCAAACTCTAACAAGCTACTTACAGGGCAGTGATTGCGGCAACTGCACCAAACAAAACACCGGGGATGTTTGCTACCACAATAGGCCAGTCCTTCTTCTTTTGAAAAAAGCCATAGCAGACCCACAAGGTGCAGTTTATTGCGGCAACCATAGGCTGTAAGAAACCGCTTTTATCTCCATTCAGATTATTTAGAATCTGAGGAAAGTAAGCTATATACATGAGCATAGCGGTACAAGTTGCTATCCATCCAATAATTTTAAATGCTTTTTGATTCATATTTTGTTTCCACTTTCAACATTAATGGGACTGACATTGCTAAGATTTACCACCATAAATTCCTGTCAACAAAATACCCACGATGGATCTGGCGGCAAAAGAATTTTGCATTTAATTAACTGTTCTGAAAACAAGTTCGCTCAACGCGTACAACAATAATCTCCTGTAACCTTCGATATATCGGCATAATCCAACACACCACCCACCACACTGGAACGTAGGTAAACACTAGCGGAATAGAAGACTTCCATCGTTGCACTCGATAACCCAACCGCATTCTAGATCCAGAAAATAAGAAATACATGGATCGCGCCACAACACACAATTAAAGCTGCCCATGTATTCTCTTTAAGCTCACGATATCCAAAACACCCATCACTATCGTGGATGAAGTCATAGCTAGACATGTTTCGCATACGTCAAATATCGTATAAAGCAAAGATGAGCAAGCGGACTTGTAGGCCTCCATTGAAAATGGCTTATCATCTGCTATTGCCAAAGTAAGATGAACCGGCACACAAAAAAAGGAGTGTATCGATGCTGGTGATTTCAACGAAGTCAAAGAGGTGACCATCCCTGGCATGAATAACGGAACAGGCGAAATGAGTGCCAGGATGTACATGGATAAACAGGGGAAGATCATCCCAACCGTCATACACGAAGGCGGCTCGATAGGCCTACATAAACATGAGACGAGCGACGACATCAACTACGTCTTGTCAGGAACCGGTAAAGCAATACGCGACGGACAAGAGGAGCTGTTGCATGCTGGCGCCTGCCATATTTGTAAAAAGGGTTCGGAGCACAGCACCATCAACACCGGTGACAACGATTTGACAATGCTTACCGTAATCGTGAAGAGGTAATCGTACATAAATAAAGCAACGTCCACTGTTCGTGGGACGTGAAACCGCAAAGGTTGCCCAGAGGTTGCCAAGCAAACCTGACCCGTTGGTCTGGTTCAGGTGCTTGAAAACGCCGATATCAGCTATTCCCACTCGATCGTGGCAGGAGGCTTACTTGTGATGTCATATGCCACACGGTTGATACCAGGAACCTCAGCCACAATTCGACTGCTGATGCGCGTGAGTACCTCGTAAGGAAGCTTCGCCCAATCGGCAGTCATCGCATCGCTTGATTCCACAGCCCGCAGAATAATCGGCCGCGCATAGGTGCGCTCGTCCCCCATCACACCCACGCTCTTAATATCAGGTAAAACAGCAAAATACTGCCATGCCGCATGTTCGCTATTACGCTCGCCAGTCTGTTCGATTAGCCATTCATTGTACGCATCAAGCTCTTCGCGCACGATAGCGTCGGCGTCCTTCAAAAGCACCAGCTTTTCGGCATCGACAGCACCGATAATACGAATAGCTAAACCCGGACCAGGGAATGGCTGGCGATGCACAATATGATCAGGCAGCCCAAGCGCTTCACCAAGTGCGCGTACTTCGTCTTTGAAGAAATGATCAAGTGGCTCGATCAAATCGAAACGTACTCCTTCAGGAAAAGGAATCAGATTGTGATGACTTTTGATGGTTGATGCTTTGCCACCAGTCTTGCGCGCGCCACTTTCAATAATGTCAGGATAGATCGTACCTTGCGCCAGATACTTAATGCCACCAGTCTCCTGAGCTACGGCAAAGAACTCTTTCCAGAACTGTGTGCCAATAATACGACGTTTTTGTTCAGGATCAACCACACCAGCCAACAGCTTTGCGTAGCGCTCTTCGGCGTGCACGTGCACGAAGTCTATATCGAATTGCTTGGTGAATACTTCTTCAACCTGCTCTGGTTCGCCCTTACGCAGCAATCCATGGTTTACAAACACGCAGGTCAACTGTTTGCCGACAGCTTTTGCGCAGAGCGCGGCCACTACACTTGAATCAACGCCACCTGAAAGTGCCAAAATCATGCGATCGCTACCAACCTGCGCGCGAATTGCATCAATCATGCCCTGCGCGATGCCATCCATAGTCCAATTCGGCTCAAGTTCGCAGATATCGAAGAGGAAATTACTCAGCATATCCTGGCCATACGGGGTGTGACGCACTTCAGGATGAAATTGCGTGGAGTACAGATCTCGTTCGATGCACTCCATGGCAGCAACAGGACATACATCGGTCTGCGCCGTTACGACAAACCCCTCAGGGACGTCGGTTACGGCGTCGCGATGACTCATCCACACGGTTTGTCGTTGTGGAGTGTCGCCCAACAGAAGGCTCATGCCATTGCGTGTAAGCGTGGCAGCGCCGTATTCACCCTTTTCGGTATGACCAACCGTTCCGCCAAGAGTGGTAGCCATGATCTGTTGCCCATAGCAAAAACCGAGTACCGGAACGCCCAGCTCGAGCACTGCTGGATCAATCGCAGGAGCATCTTCGGCATATACACTCGCTGGTCCACCGGACAGGATAATAGCTGATGGTTTCATTTCAGCTAGTTCAGCAGCAGAAATATCGCAGGGCACAATTTCTGAGTACACGTGAAGGTCACGCACGCGGCGAGCAATCAATTGCCCGTATTGAGCCCCGAAATCCAAGACGATTACTTTTTGGTCAGGAACCGCTGCTGTGCTCACGGGCGCACTCCTTCTATAAATGGACCCTACATTATCGTGTTTCTTGTAGCTACAATGGCCGCGTAAAGCGACACGTCTATCTTACCCAAAGCAGCGCGCCCCCGATGGCTTATGCGCGGAAATCCATGATGCTCAGCCTGTATAGCGTGCGAGAATACCGCTGGCTTGGATGTTGCGGTCCAACAACAGCTAGAATGTCGCAACTCTTATTCAGCAGATAGAATAATACGGTTCGTAGATATCTCAACCCAACAGCCAGAATACTTCAACTTGTAGACACCGCGACTCATTAGCCCCCTAAGCAGTGCTACCGCATACGGTAAACTTGCACGATCCAGAAGACAACTACAAGTACCAGCGCAGCTATGAATAGAGGAAATAGAAACCAGGGCTGTGGGGTTCCATTCACTTGAACTGCGGACACTGCAGAAAGACCCACAGCAATAACAACCTTGATCGAAGCAAGCATACTGCCAAAAGCATGATAGATACCTGCTCGATTTCTATCGGTTATCTGTATGCCGCCTGTGCTCCACCATTTTGGATGGCGCTCGACGATATCTATCCCCGCGCAAAGCACAAGCATAAGCATCGGAACAACCAAAATCCGAGACTTACTGCCCCATTCGTCAATCTGCCCGTCAAATCCGTAGTGCACCGGGATGACATCTGGCATGTTCGACCACACCAGCGCAAGATGAATAAAGGTTCCGATTACCAGTAGAATGCAAAGGACTTCTATGGCTTTCCCGAAAGTACCCTTCATCGCCTTCACCTTGATTGCTTCGTCTTAATCTTCGTCCATCAAGTATCGTAGTAGGTGCATGAGTAATTAACTGTGCGCTCCCATTATACCTAATCCATTAGGTATTATTTGATTTCTCGTGACCAAATCTCGTGTCATCTCAATGCAATACTATGAGTCTCATTGGCACGATCATACAAGCGTGAGGCACGAAAATTAATCCCCCCCCACCCCCGCAAGCCATAGTGCGATGGACCCTTTATATAAAAGATCTCTGTATCTCATAGCATTCATCTAAGTTTTCCGGCTCGAAATAACAGCTACGTCCTTATTTATGTCATTTCACACACTATTACGTCCTTATTTATGTAATATCGCACTATAATAAGGACGTAATTGATTCACTAGTTACCGGTGAAAGGAGTCGATATGGATAGATTCCTTATGAAAAAACTCGTTAAATGGAAAGACAGTCCTAGGCGTAAGCCGCTCATTCTCAACGGCGCTAGACAAGTTGGCAAGACCTGGCTACTGAAAGAGTTTGGGAAACTTCACTTCGATAAAGTTGCCTATGTAAGTTTGGACAACAACACAATAGCTCGATCCTTCTTTGAACGAGATTTCGACACAGGGCGCATGATTAGCGATTTGTCGCTGTACACAAGCACTAACATCACCCCCAAAAACACTCTTATTATTATCGACGAGATACAGGCGTGCCCGAAAGCCATCACGTCCCTCAAATACTTCTGCGAGGATGCGCCTGAGTATGCTGTCGCAGCAGCCGGTTCTTTACTTGGGCTTTCTGCTCATGAGGGATCAGGCTACCCCGTAGGCAAAGTCGATGTTTTAAATCTCTTTCCTCTGAACTTTCGAGAGTTCCTCGATGCCACCGGAAATACCATACTCAGGAAGCTGTCCGATTCAGAAAATATTGACAGCATGACATCGTTCGCACCCAAAGCGACAGCACTTTTGCGTCAATACTACGTCATCGGTGGCATGCCTGCAGCAGTAGACGCATTCGTACAGGGCGCTGAGCTCGCAGAAGTTCGCAGAATTCAAACCGACATATTGGAGGGTTATCAGCGCGACTTTGCAAAGCATGCACCTTACAGGATACTGCCACGCATGATGGAAGCTTGGGAATCGATCCCCTCTCATTTAGCGCAGGAAAACCGCAAGTTTGTGTTCGGGCGCATCCGCAAGGGCGCACGTGCTAAAGATTACGAGGAAGCGCTTACCTGGCTCTCCCAAGCGGGGCTCATCATGAAGGTACCGCGCGTGACCAAACCAGGGCTTCCGCTCTCCTCTTACAACGACCATAAGTCCTTCAAGATCTTTCTTCTTGATGTTGGCCTTCTAGCCGCCATGTCCAAACTCGACCCTGCAACTATCGTAAATGGCAACGCAGTCTTCACGGAGTTTAAGGGTGCACTCATCGAGCAATACGTCTGCCAACAGCTAGCATCCGACTGTGGCGAACAGCCTTTCTACTGGTCGGCGGAGAATTCCATCGGCGAAGTTGATTTCCTTGTGCAGGATTCTGAGCACGTGGTAGCTATCGAGGTTAAGGCTGAGGAAAACCTGAAATCCAAGAGTCTTCATGCCTTCAAAAGCAGGAACCCAGAAACATTAGCTGTCCGCTTCAGCTTGGCACCCTTCCGAGAGCAGGAATGGATGCGCAACGTACCTCTATATGCGATGGCAAATAAATGGCTCTGGAATGCCTCCTCCACTGGCACAGACCCATACCGCTAGACAATGTATATTCACGTTGACATTACTATCGTATCAGCTTAATATAACAATCGTTATATTAAGAATGGTAAGGAAGTCAACTATGCCACGCGAGACTCATTATGCGGACGATGTTGTGCTCGATGCAGCACTTGCTGTCGTGCGCCAAAAAGGTTACGAAGCATTATCTGCACGTGCTATTGCCGAACAAGCAGGCTGTTCTGTTCAGCCCATATACCATCGCTTCGGCGGCATGGATGGCTTAACGAAAGCACTGTACGAACACGCACGTACATGGATTCAGAACTACAACCGCATGCGCGCTCACACCTGTTCGAATAAATTTGCCTCCAATGGGGCAGCTCACATCACACTGGCAAAAGAAGAACCCGAGCTCTTCCGCTTTTTATACGTGTCACCCCATCTTGCCGCGACATCAATGACAGAGTTGTTTAAAAGCGTGTCACAACCTGGTGTAATAGAAGAAATCGAACAATTGAAAAACCTAGACCAGGAAGAAGCTTCCAGACTTTACGAGCGGATGATCGTATTTACGCATGGGCTTGCCTGCATGGCGCTTGCGGGCTCTTTGTTTGCGGATGAAGAAATTAACTGCCTTGTTAATGATGCTTTTCGCGCTTTCTATCGAGATATCACTCATGCCAAATGTGAGTCTGCTGATGCCGCCAACAAAGAAAGCCACTAGTATGTCTTCGCTATCGATACGACAGAGCGCAACAAGTTGGAAGACTGCCACCCGAAAGCATGCCGATGTATCCATATTAAAGCGTCAGTCCACTGCAAAATGTCAGACCACATCACCGTGTCAGCCTGAACTAAAGCGCGAGCCTATACCACCGTGCCAGCCAACACCAGAACACAGGCCTATGTCAAAGTGTCAACCCGTACCAACAGACAGACATGTATCAAAGCACCAATCTGCATTAAAACGCTCGGTCACATCAAGGCGTCAGAGCATACGGCTTGGTCTAGTTTTCACTTCGTTTTTGCTCTTCCCCGCTACGATCTTTTATTTTTCTCCCTACCTGTCCGTTCTTGGACCTTTCCAAGGAATTCTCCCTGGAAGCCTCGTCGCATTTGGCACGCTGTTTCTGCTTTCATTCTTTTTGCGTCGCGGCTTTTGCGGATGGCTTTGCCCAACAGGAGGTCTCCAAGAAATGGTGGCCACGATACAGCCAAAACTTAGCAAACTGGGGTGGCGCTGCGCGATTAAATTCGTAATATGGGTGCCATGGATATGCGCTATAGCCGCTGGTGCTGTGGTTGCAGGAGGAATCCATACTGTCGACTTAGCATTTAAAACCGAGCACGGCCTTTCAGTAGCAAGCATTCACGATCTGCTTATTTACCTGGGAATTGTTGCTCTGTTCTTCGTAATAGACCTCATCGTGGGACGCCGCGGTGCATGTCACTACATCTGCTGGATTGCGCCATTCATGATTATTGGTGAAACAATCGGACGCCTGTTGCACCTTCCGCAACTTCACGTACACGGTGTTTCTAACACCTGCGTACATTGTGGAGCGTGCGAGCGGGCATGCCCCATGAGCCTACCGGTCTCTACGTTAGCTGCTGGTGAAGCAGCTATTGACAGCACGGAATGCATCCAGTGTGCCGCATGCTGTGACGCCTGTCGACACAATGCACTTGCGATAGGGTTTGGGCCTATTCGCAAAAAAGACTTCATTATGCGATAATTCGCACGCAATACACCTTCATTACAAGTACACCCTTATTACAGCACGTGCGCTCGATAAAGCCTGATGACCGCATCCGTTCGTTGAATTGATTGCATCAGATCGTTAAAATCACTCTCATCATCACGATAGAAACGGTCTACTGCCGAAATATTCACCAACTATGACGAGCAAACCATTCAACCGTCAGCTGACGTTGTTTATCCGTAAATGCATGTTCAAACACTTCATCGTGAAGCCAGCGAAGTGTTTTCTTGGAAAGATATCGTTTCATTTCGGCTTCTCCTTGATGCATAACCCCGCTAATTAAACAAGGACTCTTGTCGTTCGCATCCAAGGCGCCCAGCTCTTTCAGAACAGGACTACCAAACCTCACCTCTTGACAGCGAAAAAATGGATCCTTGCCTTCAATAGCCTCGACGATGTCCCAAAACGAAATGGCTTCAGGAGTGCGCGCAAGACGATAGCCTCCTTTAACACCGGGCGAAGAAAGAACAATATGTGCCTTCGCAAGCCGAGTAAAAGTCTTGGACAAATAGCTTGCAGAAATCCCCTGGAATTCAGCCAAATCACGAATACCTATACTTTTGTTTTCTTCTACATCAACCATATACATAAGGCAATGAAGCGCATGTTCAATGCTTATAGAAAATTTCATGCTTCTACCAATCTAGTAATTATAGATAAAATTTATCGACGATATATTTTTGGCATTGAACAAAGACAGGCGTCTATCTACACTCATTCCAAGTTTGACAGATCGTCGATAACTTTTGTCCATTATAGGAGGTTCGAACATGCTTCCAGAAACGCTTTATAAATGTCTAGAAAATGACTGTATTGTGGCTATCGCCACTGCTGATGTAGACGGACACCCGCACCTTGTAAACACTTGGAATAAATACGTCATGGTCACAAAAGATGATGAATTGCTCATCCCCTGCGCTGGCTACCGCAAAACCGAAAGCAACATAAAGAGCAATCCCTATGTTGAAATCACTATCGGCAGTCCTGAAGTTAAAGGCAAAAAGTACTTAGGAACAGGCTTTCTTCTTACTGGCACAGCGGAATTTCAGTCGGAGGGCCCTCTTTTTGAGCGCATGCATAGTGTTCGTAAGTTCTGTAATCGCGTTATGGTATTTACCCCTGAAACCTGTAAGCAAATGGTGTAAGCAACATACAATCGATATCCGGTTTATCTTTCGATTTTTACTTACGGTACCACTGCTAACATTGCAGTATTTGACTACCTGCGCGAGAGATTTTCGCGAGCTATCTCATCATTTGGCCCTACATTACCTTGCTGTTTCATACGCCGCTCCACATAGGAGTAGAGTGCACTGATGGCAAAACAGATAGCGCCACCGATAATAAACGAGGCCACCCGAGCAAACGGCTCAAGCACCGCTGCATCTACCAGCACAAGCTTCAGAACACAGATGATGGCGAGGGTAAGACCATATAAACGCAATGGTTTGAGCCGTGCTTTGAAACCAACAGCGATACAGATAAGCGCTGTTGCCATCACAACAATGCTTTCAACAAAGGCAACATCAAGCAAAATAGTAAAGCACCGCACAAGTGCCCAGCCAAGCAGCGAAAGTGTTATCCCCTCTGACACTTGCAAAACCGCTGCAGGCCGAGGAGTATCGGGATAGAAATCCCAAAGGCGCAATCCAACTAACACCAGCAAAACAAGTAGTGCTGGTGTATAGGCCATCAGTGGATTTTCACCGTAAAGAAGGCTACTTCCGTTCTCCCTAAGAACCCAGAAGGCTATGAGCATAGAAACAACGAGTTCATTAACCGCTGCCCCTATCCAGAACGTATCGGATACCATCTTGCGATCATGCGCCTGAAGAATGTACATACCCACCAGTAGCACCGCAAGAACACTCGCAACAACAACTTGCGTATATCTAAAGGCAGTTGCAGCTACAATAACCTGCGTTGAAATCTCAGCTACAACCAAGCAGATAAGGATACGTGGACGAATTCCTGACACCTGTAATACGCTCGGTACAGCAGCTTTCTTACAGCGACCGCACCATGAAAGAAACGCTATTGCCACAAGCAGCATGACATAGACAAATGCAGCAATCAAACCCGCGTGTTCCACCAGTTCGTCATAGCCAAAAGCAATCATTAGTAAAGCGTCGAGACTCCAAAGGATATCGCCAGTCAGTGCGAATGCGGTATCGCGTTTCGCATATGCGAGGATGTAAAAGAACGTAGCAACAAGAACAATATAGGAAAGATTAGGAATCGCCAGAAGCGACAGATGTGGAAAGGCATACCGCAGTACTAGCAGAAACGCCGCCATAGAACCCAACAGGCAAAGGGACAATCGGCTGGTTGCTCTATCTACGACACCTTTGGAGGTCAGCCATAGGACTAGGGCAATTCCAACCGCAAGACAAATAAGACCCGCAACCGTTGCCTGTACTTCGGCAGTCATCACCAATCGATCTGCTACCGCACCATAAAAGCCCGCATTACCTACAAAACCACTTGCTTGAAGAGACAGCTGTCGCACAACAGCCCACACATCAACAAGAAGTACCCCAAGCCAAACCAGCTTACCAATAATGTATGACACCGTCGCAATGGCATGCCGCGCTTCCCCCTTTTGAGGGAGCGCCTGCACAAACAAAAGCAACAGGACACTCGCACCAATACATTGCAGGAAAAAGACCAGCACGACTGGAGTGGTAAGCGGAGG
This genomic interval from Cryptobacterium curtum DSM 15641 contains the following:
- a CDS encoding pyridoxamine 5'-phosphate oxidase family protein, with the translated sequence MLPETLYKCLENDCIVAIATADVDGHPHLVNTWNKYVMVTKDDELLIPCAGYRKTESNIKSNPYVEITIGSPEVKGKKYLGTGFLLTGTAEFQSEGPLFERMHSVRKFCNRVMVFTPETCKQMV
- a CDS encoding DUF2339 domain-containing protein; the protein is MIYNITSILQFLITCFIGLAACVLVVYVVAEMRKCKREITNLKERLCNLESASLSVGHTSPPASNVPLGGEADYGRPPVSVGVSASASVASAATSASSTTMPTDIRTPVTSVLVPAGAPVPPVGAPLSAPAVASTSETFATPVSSSANSPAALSASAGVATSTERISAQTDNSLEGTFGRNVIGLAAVILVFLGLIFLGILVIPILENIVRCAAMWLISLVLVLAGLLTTRRRQNTFSISLLGGGMGAVFISALITHVYFHYLGEIPAFGLLLAWMAACMALIRRLDSIVLSVIVHVGMVVSVCFAYAIGFNETRLPLVVTYQMLACILVVVGDIFCMRKTYRSGLLTSLVLILIASLFMYDYFRMGFIGFGGPPLTTPVVLVFFLQCIGASVLLLLFVQALPQKGEARHAIATVSYIIGKLVWLGVLLVDVWAVVRQLSLQASGFVGNAGFYGAVADRLVMTAEVQATVAGLICLAVGIALVLWLTSKGVVDRATSRLSLCLLGSMAAFLLVLRYAFPHLSLLAIPNLSYIVLVATFFYILAYAKRDTAFALTGDILWSLDALLMIAFGYDELVEHAGLIAAFVYVMLLVAIAFLSWCGRCKKAAVPSVLQVSGIRPRILICLVVAEISTQVIVAATAFRYTQVVVASVLAVLLVGMYILQAHDRKMVSDTFWIGAAVNELVVSMLIAFWVLRENGSSLLYGENPLMAYTPALLVLLVLVGLRLWDFYPDTPRPAAVLQVSEGITLSLLGWALVRCFTILLDVAFVESIVVMATALICIAVGFKARLKPLRLYGLTLAIICVLKLVLVDAAVLEPFARVASFIIGGAICFAISALYSYVERRMKQQGNVGPNDEIARENLSRR